A stretch of DNA from Gimesia chilikensis:
GACCCGGATTTTAAGACAGCACGAGGAAGCCGGTCCGCTGCTGCAACAGCTGGAAATTCTGCTGCATCGCCCCGACGCAGATCCGCAGTTGAACAGCCCGCAGATCGCGCAGATTCTGGAACCGTATCAAAATCTGCCCGCCGATGCCCTCGACGAGGAGCTGGCGTCACTCGCTACCTGAATACAGACTGAGTTGGAATTTACTGAAACCGAAATCAATACAACCAAAGGCAAACTGGTAAATCGACGTTATGAGTTTTTCACATCCCTGGGTACTCCTGTTCTTAATCGTGCCGATCGCGCTGCTGGTCTGGATCTGGCGGCGTGACGGGGGACACGTCGTGCTCCCCTTCGACCACGGAGTTCAGACGCGCGGACGTGCCTGGGGAACGCTGGTCAATCTCGCGCAGTCACTGCCCGCGTTGATCCTCGCGGTCGTCGTACTGATTCTCGCCGGTCCGCAACAACTGAGTGCTCCCAAAACCAGGCGGGTGCTGACCAACATCGAATTCTGCGTCGACGTCTCCGGCAGTATGACCGCCTCCTTCGGTGAAGGCACACGCTACGATGCCTCGATGGCGGCCATCAACAAGTTTCTCGATTACCGTGAAGGCGACGCCTTCGGCCTGACGTTCTTCGGCAACGAAGTCCTGCACTGGGTTCCCCTGACGACCGATGTCTCCGCGATCAAATGCGCGCCCCCGTTCATGGATCCCATGAGCCCCGGGCATCCGCACTGGCTGGGAGGCACCGAAATCGGTAAGGCCCTCCGCGCGTGCCGGGAAGTACTCATCTCGCGCGAGCAGGGGGACCGGATGATTGTCCTCGTCTCCGACGGCTACAGCTTCGATCTGGGCAACGGACAGGATGTGGAGATTGCCGAAAAACTCAAGGCGGATGGCATCGTGGTTTACGCGATTCACATCGCAGCCAGTGAAGTGCCCGGTCCGGTTGTGAACATCACCGGTCTCACGGGGGGCGAGGTCTTCGAGCCCGAAAGCCCGCAGGCACTGGAAACCGTGTTCAAGCACATCGACGATATGCAGGAGACGCGTCTGGAACGGACGGCGGCGGAATCGATGGACAACTTTTATCCCTACAGCCTGGCAGGTCTGATCCTGCTGGGGAGCAGCACACTTTCACTCTTTGGATTGAGGTTTACACCGTGGTAGCAGGACTGGCGGCAATTGTGATCCTGGTGGTAGCCACCGGTGCGGAAATGCTCCACGCCCGGCGCATCAGGCGGATTGCGCCCCTCGTCTTCGGTCCCTCCGCCCAACCCGCGGCCTGGGCCCGTATCGTGCCTGCACTCCGCGTGCTCTCACTGACCGGGCTCTGCTGGGGACTGATCACCCTGCTGCTGCTCCCTCCCAAAATTCATGCTGCCCAGGCCATTCCCGATAACGAAATGAAACACCTGCTGATCGTACTCGACGTCTCGCCCAGTATGCGGCTCGAAGACGCCGGTCAGAACAAGGATCAGTCCCGCATGCAACGCGCCGCGCGGTTGATGGAATCCTTTTTCGAACGGGCCAATATGAACCGCTACCAGACCAGCGTGATCGCCGTCTATAACGCGGCCAAGCGGGTCGTGGAAGATACCCGCGACCTGGAAGTGATTCACAATATCTTCAATGATCTCCCCATGCACCACGCGTTTGTCTCCGGCGAAACCGATCTGTTCTCGGGACTGGAAGAAGCCGCAGAGCTGGCGAAACCCTGGAATCCACGCAGCACCACGCTTCTGCTCATCAGTGACGGCGATACCGTGCCCGGCGTCTGCATGCCCAAAATGCCCGTCTCGGTCGCCAATGCGGTGGTGATCGGCGTGGGAGATTCCGTCAAAGGCTCCTTCATCAATGGACACCATTCCCGCCAGGATGTCTCTACGCTGCGACAGCTGGCCATTCGTCTGAACGGCACTTATCACAACGGCAACGAAAAACATCTCAGTACCGACCTGATCGATCAACTGGCGGTAGGCGGTGAAGAGAACCCCTTTGAGAAACTGACCCGCCGCGAATACGCCCTGGCGATCTGTGGTCTCTCGGCCTTGATCTACGCCCTGATTCCCTGGCTGCTCCATTACTGGGGCACCGGCTGGAAACCGGGAGTCTTCACCAGTCGCAAAGAACGGGCACGGGCCCGGCGGGAAGCGGAACGAAAACAGAAGTCAACACATCTGCATCCGACGGTTTCATGACCGACGGATAACGGAATACAGGAAACCAGTTTTGTCACTTGTGCAATGGAAACTGATTGCAGGAAGGAAAGTCCAATGAGAATTATGCTGCTACTTTGCTGGGGGCTGGTCCCGCTCTTTCTGGGCGCCTATCATTACGGACCAGGACAGGCACAGCTGAAGCTCGATGATGTGGACCGGAGAGTCAAAGTCGCTCAGACCGCCGAAGAGCACGGCAACTGGAGTCGGGCCGTCGCGCTCTACAACGAAGCTCTGCCGCTGGTTCCTGCAGAGAATGTGAAGGAATCACGCAAAATCCGTCTCGCACGCGACAAAGCGATGATGTTCTCCGGAGAACTACCCGAAGCCTACCTCGATCTGCAGGCCCTTCTGGGAGAACTTCAGTCCGATGAGAAACCCGATGCGGAACTGTTGAAAGAAACACGCTCCGCGATGGCCAATGCGGAATATTACGTCACCTGGACGCTGCGACTCGAAGGGGTTGGCAAAGATGGCTGGGAACCCATCATCGAGTCATCGCGTCAGAACTATCGTCTGCTCGCAGAAAACGCAGAGAAAACCGGCGACAAAGGTGACCTCAAAGAACAGCAGGAGAATCTCGAAGCTGTCATCCGGCTCGCGAATCTTGATCTGACCGATCTGCAGGGCATGCCGATTCCCAGGCAGTGCAAGTGCAAAGGCTGCTGTAACGGCGTCTGTAACGGCAAGAAGCCGGGGAAGAAGCCAGGAAAAGGCAAGGGAAAGAAAAAGGAAAAGGACCATCGTGGCGCCAGTGCCGGACCACCGCCGGATAAAAGTGGTTCGTAATGTCTGACGGAGAAGGGGGGATTCGTCGGTGAATCCCCCGGACGACTGCTGAAACGTAATTGATTCTAAATTCAAGTAAAGGTGACTTCCGATGCAGCGACTGCAACTCGCTCTTTCGATCACAATCGCGACTCTGCTCTGTGCAGCTGACGACCACTCCAGCCTGGCGCAAT
This window harbors:
- a CDS encoding vWA domain-containing protein is translated as MSFSHPWVLLFLIVPIALLVWIWRRDGGHVVLPFDHGVQTRGRAWGTLVNLAQSLPALILAVVVLILAGPQQLSAPKTRRVLTNIEFCVDVSGSMTASFGEGTRYDASMAAINKFLDYREGDAFGLTFFGNEVLHWVPLTTDVSAIKCAPPFMDPMSPGHPHWLGGTEIGKALRACREVLISREQGDRMIVLVSDGYSFDLGNGQDVEIAEKLKADGIVVYAIHIAASEVPGPVVNITGLTGGEVFEPESPQALETVFKHIDDMQETRLERTAAESMDNFYPYSLAGLILLGSSTLSLFGLRFTPW
- a CDS encoding vWA domain-containing protein, with amino-acid sequence MVAGLAAIVILVVATGAEMLHARRIRRIAPLVFGPSAQPAAWARIVPALRVLSLTGLCWGLITLLLLPPKIHAAQAIPDNEMKHLLIVLDVSPSMRLEDAGQNKDQSRMQRAARLMESFFERANMNRYQTSVIAVYNAAKRVVEDTRDLEVIHNIFNDLPMHHAFVSGETDLFSGLEEAAELAKPWNPRSTTLLLISDGDTVPGVCMPKMPVSVANAVVIGVGDSVKGSFINGHHSRQDVSTLRQLAIRLNGTYHNGNEKHLSTDLIDQLAVGGEENPFEKLTRREYALAICGLSALIYALIPWLLHYWGTGWKPGVFTSRKERARARREAERKQKSTHLHPTVS